A stretch of the Polluticoccus soli genome encodes the following:
- a CDS encoding YihY/virulence factor BrkB family protein translates to MTVLQQYVRQSRPVRVVRDRAKKIIVPGTEGLSLYEVTKFFLQGIRNSRLNVSCAAVTYNFLMAIPPTLLFLFSLVPYLPLHDVQNTILMVLRYITPNVNAYNNISGIIVDFMNNTQEGVLSFGLLLTIFFSSNGMMGLIRNFEKSLPFYVKRSGLRKRWTAIKLTFMLMGVVILTLAALIIQSQELNEIILQVFDNTLVPRLVSLLIIGLLIFSSISVVYTYGPSLNDRFDFVSPGSVFATILCIITTFVFYFLVNNFINYSKVYGSIGSIMAFMVWMWLNTMVILLGYELNVSIMLAQTSKNDVPEAQV, encoded by the coding sequence ATGACAGTACTGCAACAGTATGTTAGGCAGAGTAGACCGGTACGTGTTGTAAGGGATAGGGCAAAGAAGATCATAGTTCCGGGTACGGAAGGATTATCGCTATACGAGGTAACGAAATTCTTTTTGCAGGGTATCAGGAACAGCAGGCTCAATGTGAGCTGTGCTGCAGTTACTTACAACTTCCTGATGGCCATACCACCTACGTTGCTGTTCCTGTTCTCGCTGGTGCCTTACCTGCCGCTCCATGATGTGCAGAATACGATCCTAATGGTGTTGAGGTATATTACTCCCAACGTTAACGCCTACAATAACATAAGTGGCATCATAGTAGACTTTATGAACAATACCCAGGAGGGTGTGCTTTCATTTGGTCTTTTGCTGACGATATTCTTCTCGTCAAATGGTATGATGGGCCTGATACGCAACTTTGAGAAAAGCCTTCCTTTCTATGTGAAGCGATCGGGGCTAAGAAAACGATGGACAGCTATAAAGCTGACATTTATGTTGATGGGCGTTGTGATACTAACACTGGCTGCCCTTATCATACAAAGCCAGGAGCTGAATGAAATTATTCTGCAGGTATTTGATAATACCTTAGTGCCAAGGTTGGTGAGCTTGTTAATCATAGGTCTGCTTATTTTCAGTTCGATATCAGTGGTGTATACATACGGTCCGTCGCTCAACGACCGTTTCGATTTTGTGTCACCCGGTTCCGTATTTGCTACTATCCTTTGTATCATCACCACATTCGTATTTTACTTCCTGGTGAACAACTTTATAAATTACAGCAAGGTTTACGGTTCTATTGGTTCGATCATGGCCTTCATGGTGTGGATGTGGCTGAATACAATGGTCATACTGCTTGGCTACGAGCTGAACGTAAGCATCATGCTGGCACAAACTTCTAAAAACGATGTTCCTGAAGCGCAGGTTTAA
- a CDS encoding S9 family peptidase produces the protein MRYSWLALICIAQLSFAQKKQITLEDIWVKNTFRPKVVPGFNAMSDGKVYTQIDKEGDRQVLRVYDLKTGKQERTVFDNGEHTLEGKQLSLDDYSFSKDEKKILIRNEGQPVYRRSALYRSYVYDMSTGKVLQIDTAKVLHATFSPDGSKVAFVSANNLYYKDLKTGETVAVTTDGVVNKVINGNCDWVYEEEFEFTRAFDWSPDSRYLAFYRFDESQVPQYILPMYTGLYPYNYVYKYPKAGEPNSVVQIKVYDVKDARTVTANVGTETDQYIPRIKWTKDASKLCIFRLNRLQNNLDLLLADATSGNSSVIYNEQNPYYIDIDDNLAFLPDNRSLVLHSERSGYNHLYRWDWKSKRLTALTGGNYDVEQIVGIDEKRNLVFYTAAEKTPVERKLYSVNFEGKNRRTLTPEEGTHGITPIEGFNYFLDRHSTLTMPSVYTLRDNKGKVVRTLEDNAALKGKMWEYDLGNISLRQLEVGDNKTLNAWVITPPNFNDQKKYPVLMFQYSGPGSQEVGDRFPVRDFFWHQMLAEKGYIIVCADGTGTGFRGQEFKKKTYLQLGKYESDDQIAVATYLGTLPYVDKSRIGIWGWSYGGFMSSTCLFKGNDVFKMAIAVAPVSNWRYYDNIYTERYMRTPQENEKGYDENAPEKMADRLKGKFLLVHGTADDNVHFQNAVMLTDALIKANKEFDGEYYPNRHHGITGGNARFHLYKKMTDFVLTNL, from the coding sequence ATGCGCTATTCCTGGTTAGCACTTATTTGTATCGCCCAACTATCGTTTGCACAAAAGAAACAGATAACCCTTGAGGATATCTGGGTAAAAAATACCTTTCGCCCGAAAGTGGTTCCGGGATTCAATGCCATGAGCGACGGCAAGGTGTATACACAGATAGACAAAGAAGGCGACCGCCAGGTATTGCGTGTATACGATCTGAAGACTGGTAAGCAGGAACGCACAGTATTCGACAATGGTGAGCACACTCTTGAAGGCAAACAGCTTTCACTGGATGATTATTCGTTCAGTAAAGATGAAAAAAAGATATTGATCAGGAACGAAGGGCAGCCTGTCTACCGCAGGTCGGCCCTCTACCGTTCATATGTATACGATATGAGTACTGGCAAAGTACTGCAGATAGATACAGCTAAAGTGCTGCATGCTACGTTTTCGCCCGACGGCAGTAAAGTAGCGTTTGTTAGCGCAAATAACCTCTATTATAAAGACCTGAAGACCGGAGAAACTGTAGCGGTAACAACCGATGGTGTGGTAAACAAGGTCATTAATGGTAACTGTGACTGGGTGTATGAAGAGGAGTTCGAGTTCACCCGCGCCTTTGATTGGTCGCCCGACAGCAGGTACCTGGCCTTCTACCGTTTTGATGAGTCACAGGTGCCTCAATACATATTACCCATGTACACCGGGCTGTACCCATATAACTATGTCTACAAATATCCCAAAGCCGGTGAGCCTAATTCGGTGGTGCAGATCAAAGTATACGATGTAAAGGATGCGAGGACTGTGACGGCTAACGTGGGTACCGAAACCGACCAGTATATACCTCGCATCAAATGGACCAAAGATGCTTCAAAGCTTTGCATTTTTAGGCTTAATCGTTTGCAAAACAACCTGGATCTGCTTCTGGCCGATGCGACCAGTGGTAATTCGAGCGTTATTTACAACGAACAGAACCCTTATTATATTGATATTGATGACAACCTTGCATTCCTGCCCGACAACAGGTCACTAGTATTACACAGCGAACGCAGCGGTTACAATCACCTGTATCGCTGGGACTGGAAAAGCAAGAGGCTTACAGCGCTTACCGGTGGCAATTATGATGTGGAACAAATTGTTGGTATAGACGAAAAACGCAACCTGGTATTTTATACTGCTGCTGAGAAAACACCGGTAGAGCGCAAACTGTATTCGGTAAACTTTGAAGGAAAGAACAGGAGGACACTGACACCCGAAGAGGGAACGCACGGGATCACGCCAATCGAAGGGTTTAATTATTTCCTCGACAGGCACTCAACGCTCACTATGCCTTCTGTATATACATTGAGGGATAACAAGGGGAAGGTCGTTCGTACACTGGAAGACAATGCTGCACTAAAAGGAAAAATGTGGGAGTACGATCTCGGCAACATCAGCCTGAGGCAACTGGAAGTGGGAGATAACAAAACACTTAATGCATGGGTCATCACTCCGCCAAACTTCAACGATCAGAAAAAATATCCTGTGTTGATGTTCCAGTACAGTGGCCCGGGTTCTCAGGAAGTAGGCGATCGGTTCCCTGTGCGTGATTTCTTCTGGCACCAGATGCTGGCAGAGAAAGGGTATATCATCGTGTGTGCAGACGGTACCGGTACCGGTTTTCGCGGCCAGGAGTTTAAGAAAAAGACTTACCTGCAGCTGGGCAAATATGAAAGTGACGACCAGATCGCTGTAGCAACATACCTGGGTACGCTGCCTTATGTTGATAAAAGCCGTATTGGTATCTGGGGCTGGAGCTATGGTGGTTTTATGAGCAGCACCTGCTTGTTCAAAGGCAACGATGTATTTAAGATGGCAATTGCGGTTGCACCGGTTTCCAACTGGCGCTATTATGATAATATCTATACAGAGCGCTACATGCGTACACCGCAGGAGAACGAGAAGGGGTATGACGAGAACGCACCTGAGAAGATGGCTGACCGCCTGAAAGGCAAGTTCCTGCTGGTGCATGGTACTGCCGATGATAACGTGCATTTTCAGAACGCTGTGATGCTAACGGATGCGCTTATAAAAGCCAATAAAGAGTTTGATGGCGAATATTATCCTAACAGGCACCATGGTATTACCGGTGGAAACGCCCGCTTTCATCTCTACAAAAAGATGACGGATTTCGTTCTGACCAATCTTTGA
- a CDS encoding ATP-dependent Clp protease adaptor ClpS → MSALWENQGGLQWQTQGEEDQDVLVEELHNLIVWNDDINTFDHVIESLIDVCEHSPEQAEQCAMIIHHKGKYGVKKGSFDFLRPLAEALINRGIQATIDY, encoded by the coding sequence ATGAGTGCTTTATGGGAGAACCAGGGAGGATTGCAATGGCAAACCCAGGGTGAAGAAGACCAGGACGTCCTGGTGGAGGAACTGCACAACCTTATCGTCTGGAATGATGACATAAACACATTCGACCACGTCATAGAATCTCTGATTGATGTTTGCGAGCATAGCCCTGAGCAGGCTGAGCAATGTGCTATGATCATTCACCACAAAGGAAAATATGGCGTTAAAAAAGGCAGCTTTGATTTTCTGAGGCCATTGGCAGAAGCACTCATTAACCGCGGTATCCAAGCCACGATCGACTATTAA